From Myxococcota bacterium, one genomic window encodes:
- a CDS encoding lipase family protein, with amino-acid sequence MVRFNRWQLVQAATLVALATAFAGSGSAQSPSASVDGGAGTPSSFYQWSDSVPTTAGKLLRSEPLEDRLQLEQSARSVRFLYSSESFSGKPVAVSAAAFLPEGEAPKGGWPVIAWSHGTVGIADQCAPSWSGRSERDVSYLNYWLAKGYAIVATDYEGLGTPGPHPYLHCEAAARGNIDAVVAAQGLGWGLSKKWLVTGQSQGGHGALCTAVQASSRAPDLEFVGTLATAPGIGFLKAYSGQHTERDGPMRYLGVVLLNVTAMETFTPTFSAETSLTEPARALLPRVHEACVFELLREGAALGLTTSTTFTHVPFSETPGIKDAVQHMEIPAVRLPQPILIGQGTADTMTPVALANAYAREHCEAGSQLTYLVYEGEEHSGPMSVGREDFSKWVEGRFRGEVSPGNCASLER; translated from the coding sequence GGCGGAGCGGGCACCCCTTCGTCCTTCTACCAGTGGAGCGATTCGGTCCCGACGACAGCCGGCAAGCTGCTTCGTTCCGAGCCGCTGGAAGACCGACTGCAGCTCGAGCAGAGCGCCCGCTCGGTTCGCTTCCTCTATTCGTCCGAGAGCTTCAGCGGAAAGCCGGTCGCGGTTTCGGCGGCTGCGTTCCTGCCGGAAGGAGAGGCGCCGAAGGGAGGGTGGCCCGTCATCGCCTGGTCCCACGGAACCGTCGGCATCGCCGATCAGTGCGCGCCTTCGTGGAGCGGGCGATCAGAGCGAGACGTCAGCTACCTGAACTACTGGCTCGCGAAGGGCTACGCGATCGTCGCGACCGACTACGAAGGCCTCGGCACGCCTGGGCCGCACCCGTACCTCCACTGCGAGGCCGCGGCGAGGGGAAACATCGACGCCGTCGTCGCTGCCCAGGGTCTCGGGTGGGGCCTCTCGAAGAAGTGGCTCGTCACCGGCCAGTCACAGGGTGGGCATGGTGCACTGTGCACCGCGGTCCAAGCGAGCAGCCGGGCTCCGGACCTGGAGTTCGTCGGCACGCTCGCGACCGCGCCCGGAATCGGATTCTTGAAAGCCTATTCCGGCCAGCACACCGAGCGAGACGGGCCGATGCGGTATCTCGGGGTCGTGTTGCTGAACGTGACCGCGATGGAGACCTTCACCCCCACGTTCAGCGCCGAGACGTCGCTCACCGAGCCGGCCCGTGCGCTGCTGCCGCGTGTGCATGAGGCCTGCGTGTTCGAGTTGCTCCGCGAGGGGGCAGCACTCGGGCTGACGACATCGACCACGTTCACCCACGTGCCGTTCTCCGAGACCCCCGGCATCAAGGATGCGGTGCAGCACATGGAGATCCCCGCGGTCCGTCTTCCCCAGCCGATCCTGATCGGCCAGGGCACGGCGGACACGATGACTCCGGTTGCGCTGGCCAACGCCTATGCGCGGGAGCATTGCGAGGCCGGGAGCCAGCTCACCTATCTGGTGTACGAAGGCGAGGAGCACAGTGGCCCGATGAGCGTGGGGCGCGAGGACTTCTCGAAGTGGGTGGAGGGGCGGTTTCGCGGTGAAGTCTCGCCAGGCAACTGTGCGTCGCTCGAGCGTTAG